The DNA sequence ctgacccaaggccattccagcaggtgcaagcggaggagtggggaatcaaaccttgttctcccagttaagagtctgcacatttaaccactacaccaaactggctttcaatggAGTCCCAAAGGGATTTACAGAattctccttgcctccattttatccttgtaaCAACATTGgaaggtaggtttggctgagagcataggacttgcccaaggtcactcagcaagcttctgtgACGGAGCAGAGATTcagacctgtgaggtaggctggaaGCAGCAGTAGAAAAAGAAGCAGAAGtaaaagaagaaacagaagaagtagaagaagcagaagtagaaagaggacaagctctgcgagagctatggctgacccaaggccattccagaaggtgcaagtggaggagtggggaatcaaatctggttctcccagataagagtccgtgcatctaaccactacaccaaactgtgtggAAAAGAGCAGCTGAAGCTTTCCATGATGTGAGAGTACACAACATCCTATTTAgcctctgtggtgcagagtggtaaagctgcagtactgcagtccatgccctctgctcatgacctgagtttgatcccggtggatgctgggttcaggtagctggctcaaggttgactcatccttccgtccttccgaggtcggtaaaatgagtatccagcatgctggggggaaagtttagaggattgggaaagacaatggcaaaccacgccgtaaaaagtcagccatgaaaatgtcgtgatgcgaagtcaccccggagtcggaaacgactggtgcttgcacagaggaatgtgggagggatggtgggCTCATATCGATCTTGTTGGGGCAGTGCTGGTACTGggtgggagcccaccaagggagacactgcagaagaaggcaatggccaaccactttgGCTTCATCACTCACCTTGAGAACCGCTTGCAGGGATGGCCaggagtcagttgcaacttgatgccaCTAACGTACATCGAAGGAGTGcgacatttttttctccaggccagttggcacTTCTAGAAACTGCCTCTTACACAATGGCGCTTTCATGATCAAAGCAGGCTTTTTAGGGCTCCTGTAATATTTTGTATTTAATATCCTCCATTTCAATACAGGAACTAATGAACTAATTGAGAAAGCAACAAAAAATCCCACTCAAATGGTGCACGATAGATGCAGAGGAGGCTAAAAGCCTTTTTTACATCAGTGATGGAATTAATATTGCTTTTATGCAAATGCATCGTGGGGATAAGCTGAGCACAGAGCACAGGCGTCCTTAGAGTAGTTTTCAGGCTCCCGAATTTTCAGCATTCGTGCAATGCAAAAATGCAAACGGCTCAGCTTGTAAGGCATTCATTTTGTTGCTACTGTCCACTGTTGGTGGCTCAAGATCCCAGTATGTATTACAGTTGGTCACGTGACAGCCAGGGTGAGGGTGTTAAAGTGGTCAGAGTATTAggctagggtctgggagacccagtcatacacgctctcagcctaccctacctcacagggttgttgtgtggctaGAACGGAGTAGAGGAGCATGTTGTAAACCCATCTGGGTTTGGGGACAAAAgtgagggtataaatgaaataaacaaataatgaactcgtttgcatatcaggccacaccctctgacacaccattgtttcacacagggccttttttgtagaaaaagcccagcaggaactcatttgcgtattaggccatacacccatGATGCTGAGccagtcagaagaagaagaaattgaatttataccctgccttacactctgaatctcagagcagcttacaatcgcctttactttctcgccccacaacagacaccccgtgaggcaggtggggctgagagagctctcccaggagctgccctttcaaggacaggtctgcaagagctatggctgacccaaggccattccagcagctgcaagtggaggagtggggaatcaagcctggttctccatgATAAGAGTccgtgaacttaaccactacaccagactgctgGCCTAGtctctgggagacccgggtttgaatccccaatgGTGCCATGGAGGGTTGCTGGGAGAGCTTGGACCAGTCACGCTCtcccagcccaacctacctcacagggttgctgtgaagataaaatggaggcaaggaagaggatgtaagccactttgggttcccatttgggagaaaggtattaattaaaaaacaaattgaataaaaacaaagaaagaaaactaCTAGCAACAAGGGACCAGGCGGCAGGGTCAGGGCAGAGCATTGTTTCCTAAGCAGCTCAGCAGCACACAGAAAGGTGGCAAGCAAGATCACTGATGCATACAGGAAGTGTTCTCCTTTGTATTATGGCGATATCCCTGCAACTTCCTTTACAGTTGCTAATTATTTGGCTACTATCGAGAATCCCAAACTCAGATGTTTAATTCTTTTGGCAAGATGCAATTCACCCCCGACAGCTGAATACACAGGAAGGCTTAAAGGATATTCCCTGGACTGAAAGAAAAGGTTCTTGTGCATCCAGAGCAACAGAGACCATTTCCCATGTGCTGTTATGCTGCCCTTTGTTTATTGAAGCTAGGCGAGATGAATCGGGATCTCTTGTCAACTCTGACGTTCAGTGCTTTTAGTAATTATATTATTTTGAAACTGTTGGTTTCAAATGATGTGGGCTGGGTGGAAGCTGTTGCTAGATTTCTGGTGTGCATTTTTAAGTGATcttaagcaggggtcgttttgtagaaaaataggtggcggagctcattagcataacacattagcatatgccacccccccaccaccagccaaaaacaacccgaaGCGAGAAGGAAGGAGCCCTGGGAGaacgagacctgcttgggctggctagagatccaaccagcccaagcaggcctcgctcacctggggctctttttggctccaccccccccagtcaaaaggccagcaagccacccaccgcccaaaatcacagaagtagtggagaaagggtagtgtgggcttctccaggagttaatgagggctgctggaggtgtggcaaagcccctggtggctggctggctgcccactctcctaatccagggattgttatgcagctgcacctactactcaatggacaagataggtgaggaggagggggggggccgtcggaaaagttcaggagctgtgctgccatGAGcccctgttgaattcaaggcctgatcttAAGTATTTATTGTTTATGGATTTGCTTGGGTTTTGGTTGTATCCATAATTGAAAAGGAAATTAAGaataaacaaattaaatagcTTTCTGGTTTGGGGCAAGAGAACATCTAACACAGGGAAGCCCAGCAATGAGGAGGGCACTTGGCTAAATAATCTCATCTTCATCTACTGGTTTTTGTATctctacatgcagggcttttttttgtagcaggaactacaaaaaattgctgagcagacaggttaaaacggataaaaggaagtacttcttcacccaaagggtgattaacatgtggaattcactgccacaggaggtggtggcggccacaagcatagccaccttcaagagggggttagataaaaatatggagcagaggcccatcagtggctattagccacagtgtgtgtgtgtgtatatatatatatataatttttttttttggccactgtgtgacacagagtgttggactggatgggccattggcctgatcgaacatggcttctcttatgttaactgctttgcatattaggccacacctccctgagataaccaatcctcctggagcttacagtaggccctgtaagaaaagccctgtaagctcttggagcattggctacaccaggggtgtatggcctaatatgcaaagaagttcctgctacggaaaaagccctgtctgtgtgTCTGTTGTCCATCCCATCACCCAGGGCGGTCCATCTGGTGTTGGCCAGATCTCAGATTTTTCCCATCTCAGCTCCTGCTTTATAgagcaggcttcctcaagaggtgggaGACGCCTTGTCCTCAGAGATCTTCAGGAAGCGCTATgaagcctgactgtgtcccagggcTTTTGAATGTCTTTGAATGGCAGGTGTCTTTAAAGgcgagaagggagggagaaatctGAGGTTTGCTATTTCGTTCTGGTTTGAACTGGACATGTTTTTTTAATCTCTTATTGTAAACCACCTGGAaacacaaggaaaggaaaggggagaaatgttttaataaataaacagcaaccttaatagggttgccagcctccaagtggggcctggagatctcccagaattatgactgatttccagactacagagatcagttcccgtggagaaaatggctgctttggagggtggtctctgtgtagtgtttccagctccaggttgggaaatatctggagatttgggaggagggGTAGAACCTGAGAAGAgcgggtttgggggaggggagggacttcaatgctacagaacaggggtggccaaactgtggctcaggagccacatattgtgtggctctttaagtccccaccatcctgtcagtcatcttggagaaggcatttgtttctttaaatcacttatccaagctgagccagccagcagcttggagaatgcatttaaagttgctttctttccacatctccctcctccccattttccttccttccttccttccttccttccttccttccttccttccttccttccttccttccttccttccttccttccttccttccttccttccttccttccttccttccttccttccttccttccttctctcaataatctgatatttattctatgcggttcttatgttaagcaagtttggccacccctgctacagagcCAAAGTGATCAtttgctccaggtgaactgatatcctgatgatcagctgtaatcccagatctccagccaccacctggaggctgtcaatgctataaaccagggcttttttgtagcaggaactcctttgcatattaggccaccctcaccccccaatgtagctaatcctcctggagtttacagtaagccctggaagaagagccctgtaaactcttggaggattggctgcatctgggtgtgtagcctaatatgcaaaggagttcctgctataaaaaagccatTTTATAAACCCTcccccatctcccctccccatgttccaccctcaagtctccaggaatttcccaaaccagagatggCAGCCGTAGGCCCATAACTGATGGAAGTAtttcttttctcctccatttcagGTCTCCTACAGAGCTCAGCAAGGGGACACCAAGCAAGCCGTGTTCAAGATGATGATGGTTTGGTTCCTGGCCTTCCTCCTCTACGGACCTGCCATTATCAGCTGGGAATACATCTCCGGTGGAAGCATCATCCCCGAGGGGGAATGCTATGCGGAGTTTTTCTACAACTGGTATTTCCTCATCACAGCCTCCACCATCGAGTTCTTCACCCCTTTCCTCAGTGTGATGTTCTTCAACCTGAGCATCTACCTGAACATTCACAAACGCACCAAAATCCGATTGGACGTGCTCCACGAAAACCAGAGCCAGAACTTCATGGAGGAGATGGAAATGAACCCGGAAACAAAGGTCTCTCTGAAATGCTGTAAGTGGGAACAGAGTAACCCAGCGGAAACCTTGGAGGTGCCCAAATGGGACCTGCCAAAGGAGAATGGCCATGAGGATGCAGAAATAAAACAATCCCAGGCGTCCAGCACAGAGAGTTCGGGGCCTCCGAGCAACAAACTGAAACCCGCTCCCAAAAGGAGCTATAAGCATTCTGCCTCTACTCTCTCCTTAGAGAAAAGGATGAAGGTGGTCTCCCAGAACATCACGCAACGTTTCAGGCTCAGCCGCGACAAGAAGGTGGCCAAATCACTAGCAGTTATTGTGGGCATTTTTGGCCTCTGTTGGGCACCGTACACGCTCCTCATGATCATCCGGGCGGCTTGCCACGGCCATTGTATCCCTGAATATTGGTACGAGACTTCCTTCTGGCTCTTGTGGATCAACTCTGCCATCAACCCGGTCCTGTACCCGCTGTGTCACTACAGTTTCCGGAGGGCTTTCGTGAAACTCCTATGCCCTAAGAAACTAAAGATTCAGCCCCACACTTCTTTCCAAAAATGCTGGAAGTAACTTGAAAAGATCCATTTTGTAAGTCTGGAGCGTGAgagaagcttcaagagggggccaGGTGCTTATAGTGGGAGGCTGGTGCCGGACAGACACAAGCATGATGatcaaagggtccaggcaggcaTGCTGTTTTGAGCTGTGATCTCCACATTTGTACACATGAAAAGTGCTCTGCCATTTGCAGCTCAACTGGTCTTGATGCTTAGCAGGGGGGGCAAATGAAAGGAAGAGAATCTCTTATTGATGGAATCGCTCGCCAAGATGTTGCAGAGAGGTCAGCCTTAGCCCCGCTCCTCAAGATTCATTAAGCAGATAGAACTGGGGATATGCTACGTGCCAcataacagggttgccaatctccaggtactGTCTGGAGGTCTTCTGGGATTACACCTGATTTCCAGGAGACAAAGATCTCTTCACTTGGACAATAtagccgctttggaaggtggactctatggcactatactacactgaagtccctctccccTCTAAACCTCACCCTACTcaagctccacctcccaaatctccaggtctttcccaacccggagttggcaaccctacacatacgTGATTCAACACTGAACCTGTTAGGGAAATTGCTGTGGATTTCCTTTTTTAGATGGGGGAATTTATGGACAagacagtttagtgtagtggttaagtgcacagactctaatctgggagaaccaggtttgaatccccactcctccagatgcagccagctgggtgaccttctcTCAGAgatgctctctcaagagcagttctggaaagagctctctcagctctacctacctcacatagtgtctgttgtggggaggtggaaaggaaggagacagtAAGTTGCTGTGAGACTCctgggtgaagggcagggtataaatccaatctcctcctttagagagccagtttggtgtagtggttaagtgcacggactcttatctgggagaaccgagcttgattccccactcctccgcttgcagctgctggaatggccttgggttagccatagctatcacagttgttgtctttgaaagggcagcttctgtgagagctctctcagccccacctacctcacagggtgtctgttgtgggggaggaaggtaaaggagattgtgagccgctctgagactttgagattcagagtggagggtgggatataaatccaatatcttctcctcttAAAAAACTTTCCATGATGCCCAcctatagggctgccaacccctcaCCAGGGGAATGGAATTCCTTGCCCCCAGTCCACGGCCcctgctgccaatcagctggtcaGAGGAAGGGACTTACCAACCGTGGTGGGGAGGTCTAGGCTGGAGAGACACACTTGGAATGTTCACCCCCAAGCCAAAGCACCTGGTGTTACCAACTATATTCTGACatcccagaagtaatgtcactGCATCAGTAGGCGAGGTTGCTGCATCACTGTCATAGGCCTCTCTCTGCTGGTGATAAGCtaccatgcccccctcccccc is a window from the Heteronotia binoei isolate CCM8104 ecotype False Entrance Well chromosome 2, APGP_CSIRO_Hbin_v1, whole genome shotgun sequence genome containing:
- the HRH3 gene encoding histamine H3 receptor; translated protein: MDSSSGAWPLNGSGSQEKAAGAGEQLAGRFSTLWTVALAVLMALLIVATVVGNALVMLAFVVDSSLRTQNNYFLLNLAISDFLVGAFCIPLYVPYVLTGKWTLGRSFCKLWLVMDYLLCTTSVFNIVLISYDRFLSVTRAVSYRAQQGDTKQAVFKMMMVWFLAFLLYGPAIISWEYISGGSIIPEGECYAEFFYNWYFLITASTIEFFTPFLSVMFFNLSIYLNIHKRTKIRLDVLHENQSQNFMEEMEMNPETKVSLKCCKWEQSNPAETLEVPKWDLPKENGHEDAEIKQSQASSTESSGPPSNKLKPAPKRSYKHSASTLSLEKRMKVVSQNITQRFRLSRDKKVAKSLAVIVGIFGLCWAPYTLLMIIRAACHGHCIPEYWYETSFWLLWINSAINPVLYPLCHYSFRRAFVKLLCPKKLKIQPHTSFQKCWK